In one Prosthecochloris aestuarii DSM 271 genomic region, the following are encoded:
- a CDS encoding YgaP family membrane protein has protein sequence MDKNMGNADRIIRLVIGLLIITLGVINGSWLGLIGLIPLITAGIGFCPLYKMFGFKTCSDC, from the coding sequence ATGGACAAGAATATGGGAAATGCAGACCGCATCATTCGATTAGTTATCGGTCTACTCATCATAACGCTCGGCGTTATCAACGGCTCCTGGCTGGGGTTGATAGGACTGATCCCCCTTATTACAGCAGGTATCGGGTTCTGCCCGCTTTATAAGATGTTTGGCTTTAAAACCTGCAGTGACTGCTGA
- the trmB gene encoding tRNA (guanosine(46)-N7)-methyltransferase TrmB encodes MLIDTRDLLSDKENMTEDNQHDAREIEVEIGFGNGDYLIRRASECPEKMFIGIEKKTSLVTKVSKKAESLNLSNIRILQSCAEEAFSDHFSTASISRVYALFPDPWPKKKHIKNRLFSSPYLRLLNNRLLLGSEAMIVTDSEAYHRWILKQTPDTGFDVQNDTIPPQFDTKFERKWVEQEFKSFFRIILRKIEHIDT; translated from the coding sequence ATGCTCATCGATACCAGAGATCTTCTATCCGATAAGGAGAACATGACAGAAGATAACCAGCACGATGCCAGAGAGATCGAAGTTGAAATTGGCTTCGGGAATGGAGACTATCTGATCAGAAGAGCGTCAGAATGCCCGGAAAAAATGTTTATCGGTATCGAAAAAAAAACATCCCTGGTCACAAAAGTCTCAAAAAAAGCCGAAAGCCTGAACCTTTCCAATATCCGGATTCTCCAGTCATGCGCTGAAGAGGCCTTCTCCGACCACTTTTCGACCGCTTCGATTTCCAGAGTATATGCGCTCTTTCCCGACCCATGGCCGAAAAAAAAGCATATCAAAAACAGACTGTTTTCATCACCATACCTCCGGCTGCTCAACAACAGGCTCTTACTCGGCAGCGAAGCCATGATTGTAACCGACAGCGAAGCGTATCACCGATGGATACTCAAGCAAACCCCGGACACCGGCTTCGACGTCCAAAACGACACCATCCCACCGCAGTTCGACACCAAATTTGAACGAAAATGGGTAGAACAGGAGTTCAAAAGCTTCTTCCGGATCATTCTCAGAAAAATCGAGCACATCGATACCTGA
- the htpX gene encoding protease HtpX — translation MKRIVLFLLTNFAVILVLSISARLLGVDRFLTSNGLNMGMLLAFAALIGFGGSFISLMMSKTMAKWSTGARVIERPGNQDEAWLMDTVRQLSKKAGFPMPEVAVFDGAPNAFATGPSKSKSLVAVSTGLLQSMNRKEVEAVLAHEVAHIQNGDMVTLTLIQGVVNTFVIFLARALAYVVDNFLRGDEKESSGPGIGYWVSSIAFEIMFGILASIVVMFFSRKREYRADAGAAALMGERRSMIDALRVLGGLEAGALPKEMAASGIAGGGMMALFSSHPPIEARIAALESAR, via the coding sequence ATGAAACGAATAGTACTTTTTTTGTTGACCAACTTTGCCGTGATACTGGTGCTGTCGATCAGTGCCCGTCTTCTGGGGGTCGACCGATTTTTGACCAGCAATGGGTTGAATATGGGCATGCTGCTGGCATTTGCTGCCCTGATTGGTTTCGGCGGGTCTTTTATCTCTCTGATGATGTCTAAAACTATGGCAAAATGGAGCACTGGTGCGAGGGTTATCGAGCGACCCGGCAATCAGGATGAGGCCTGGCTTATGGATACCGTGAGACAGCTTTCCAAAAAAGCCGGTTTTCCGATGCCCGAGGTGGCTGTTTTTGATGGTGCTCCGAATGCTTTTGCTACCGGTCCCAGCAAGTCAAAATCACTTGTAGCTGTTTCGACCGGATTGCTGCAAAGCATGAATCGAAAAGAGGTTGAGGCCGTGCTGGCCCATGAGGTTGCCCATATCCAAAATGGTGATATGGTGACCCTGACGCTCATCCAGGGAGTGGTCAATACGTTCGTGATTTTTCTGGCGCGTGCTCTTGCCTATGTGGTTGACAACTTTCTTCGCGGTGACGAAAAGGAGTCCAGCGGTCCAGGGATAGGCTACTGGGTCAGCAGCATTGCCTTTGAAATCATGTTCGGTATTCTGGCAAGTATTGTCGTTATGTTCTTTTCGCGCAAGCGTGAATACAGGGCGGACGCTGGAGCGGCTGCGCTGATGGGTGAGCGGCGTTCGATGATCGATGCCCTGAGGGTGCTTGGTGGGCTTGAGGCAGGGGCGTTGCCAAAGGAAATGGCTGCCAGCGGAATTGCCGGGGGCGGTATGATGGCTCTGTTCAGCAGCCACCCGCCTATTGAAGCGCGGATTGCTGCGCTGGAATCGGCACGTTGA
- a CDS encoding 3'-5' exonuclease, with product MQKRTLADSVVVLDFETTGLSPQYGDRAIEIGAVLVEEGRIVDRFQKLMNPGFRISSFIEAYTGITNEMLKGEACCEEVMAQFSEFIAGHNIVAHNASFDKRFLDFELKRANRSYEGVCCCSLLVSRRIYQDSPNHKLQTLVSHAGVPTIGSFHRALADAEMTAHLWLAMIDRIRKQYGIPTVFFDQLSELSRVDKLYAHRYLTSLAD from the coding sequence ATGCAGAAGAGGACATTGGCGGATAGTGTGGTGGTGCTGGATTTCGAGACGACGGGTTTGTCGCCGCAGTATGGCGATCGGGCTATCGAGATCGGTGCGGTGCTTGTTGAAGAGGGGAGGATTGTCGACCGCTTTCAGAAGTTGATGAATCCCGGTTTCCGTATCAGTTCGTTTATCGAGGCCTATACAGGTATTACCAATGAAATGCTGAAAGGAGAGGCCTGTTGTGAAGAGGTTATGGCTCAGTTTTCGGAGTTTATCGCTGGTCACAATATTGTTGCGCACAATGCGTCATTCGATAAGCGTTTTCTGGATTTCGAGCTGAAACGGGCCAATCGATCTTATGAGGGTGTCTGCTGTTGCTCTCTGCTTGTTTCAAGACGGATTTATCAGGATTCTCCGAACCATAAGTTGCAGACATTGGTGTCACATGCAGGCGTTCCAACGATTGGCAGTTTTCACCGTGCGCTGGCAGATGCTGAGATGACTGCGCATTTGTGGTTGGCGATGATCGATCGCATTCGTAAGCAATACGGGATCCCGACGGTTTTCTTTGACCAATTGAGTGAACTGTCGAGAGTCGATAAACTCTATGCACACCGATACCTTACCTCTCTGGCAGACTGA
- a CDS encoding SWIM zinc finger family protein, whose protein sequence is MDMLLNNFDEYIDDTILRRGLAYFRNGKVDVPEELRPGVYSAIVYGSQAYSVRVTVADGIITEHVCSCPYDTAPVCKHVAAVLYYLQQDAPGLQQKSLRSGSVAARKPKKRQTVAERVDGVLHHVDFDDLKQFVREQANLNIEFRNLLFASFASQGSGESKGFYQKQLKSILRSAKDRNGFIGWSASNRVAEGVNQFLKLAKQQRDARNDKGCIVISAAVMEQMVDALQYADDSDGSIGGIINAAYELLYSIAESQPEENIRKQLFDYCFKAVEKKIYAGWDWHTGMLRIAAMLGNTPEEIKRVFSELDNENGTGYSMQEAQRITYGLIARVKGENAAGEYLEANQDNPELRRIAIQKALTMGDYQRAILIAKDGVTYDRQERPGLVIEWYDWLLKIALLQDNREHIMQYARILFIENFSQEQDYYSILKQYVAPEMWVGYVNDLIKEIAEKNRRWNAEEQIAGICILEGWMDMLLQVVSESESLHTIAKYEPNLAKDYASELVGLYSRGVREYLQHHVGRNHYQYACRFLRRMIKLGGRAAADELVSFLRTAYPHRKALIDELNKV, encoded by the coding sequence ATGGATATGTTACTGAACAATTTTGATGAATACATTGATGACACTATTCTGCGTCGCGGATTGGCGTATTTCAGGAATGGTAAGGTAGATGTTCCTGAAGAGTTACGTCCGGGAGTGTATAGCGCCATCGTTTACGGTTCGCAAGCCTATAGCGTTCGAGTGACGGTTGCTGACGGTATTATTACCGAGCATGTCTGTAGCTGTCCCTATGATACCGCGCCAGTATGCAAACATGTGGCTGCTGTACTGTATTATCTGCAGCAGGATGCTCCTGGTTTGCAGCAGAAGTCTCTGCGATCCGGTTCTGTTGCAGCCAGAAAACCAAAAAAGCGTCAAACAGTTGCAGAGCGAGTGGATGGCGTCCTTCATCATGTTGATTTTGATGATCTTAAACAGTTTGTCCGGGAACAGGCGAACCTGAATATCGAGTTCAGGAACCTGCTTTTTGCATCGTTTGCCAGTCAAGGCTCAGGTGAGTCAAAAGGGTTTTATCAGAAGCAGTTGAAGTCGATCCTCAGGAGTGCCAAAGACCGGAATGGCTTTATAGGCTGGTCTGCATCGAACCGCGTAGCTGAAGGAGTCAATCAGTTTTTGAAATTGGCGAAACAGCAACGTGACGCCAGGAATGACAAGGGCTGTATAGTTATCAGCGCTGCAGTTATGGAGCAGATGGTCGATGCACTTCAATATGCCGATGACAGCGATGGTTCTATAGGGGGGATTATCAATGCAGCTTATGAATTGCTGTATTCAATAGCAGAATCTCAGCCTGAGGAAAATATCAGAAAGCAGCTTTTTGATTACTGCTTTAAGGCAGTCGAGAAGAAAATCTATGCTGGTTGGGATTGGCATACAGGCATGTTGCGTATTGCAGCAATGCTTGGCAATACTCCAGAGGAGATCAAGCGCGTTTTTTCTGAACTTGACAATGAAAATGGAACAGGCTATTCCATGCAGGAGGCTCAACGTATTACGTACGGCCTTATTGCGAGAGTGAAAGGCGAGAATGCTGCCGGTGAGTACCTTGAAGCCAATCAGGATAATCCGGAATTGCGGAGGATTGCTATCCAGAAAGCATTGACGATGGGTGATTATCAGAGAGCCATCCTGATTGCAAAGGACGGCGTGACTTATGACAGGCAAGAACGTCCCGGGCTGGTGATTGAATGGTACGATTGGCTGCTCAAGATCGCGCTGCTTCAGGATAACAGGGAGCATATCATGCAATATGCCCGAATCCTTTTTATTGAGAATTTCAGTCAAGAGCAGGATTATTATTCAATTCTGAAACAATACGTGGCACCGGAGATGTGGGTCGGGTATGTGAACGATCTTATTAAGGAGATCGCTGAAAAAAACAGACGGTGGAATGCAGAGGAGCAGATTGCAGGTATTTGCATACTTGAAGGTTGGATGGATATGCTCCTGCAAGTCGTGAGCGAGTCGGAGAGCCTGCATACAATTGCGAAATATGAGCCGAACCTTGCAAAGGATTACGCTTCCGAACTGGTTGGCTTGTATAGCCGTGGTGTGAGAGAGTACCTGCAGCACCATGTCGGGAGAAATCATTACCAGTATGCCTGCAGGTTTTTGCGGAGAATGATCAAGCTCGGGGGAAGGGCTGCGGCAGACGAGCTTGTATCCTTCTTAAGGACAGCGTATCCTCACCGAAAAGCACTCATTGATGAACTCAATAAGGTATGA
- a CDS encoding CPBP family intramembrane glutamic endopeptidase, protein MATDKKKGDPDMRQRDLIAFFTITFLIAWGIIGLYIVASETMVSLFGNLSGRHPLFYLAVYAPAIAALSLILYRSGIAGAKLFLSRLMLWRTSMYWSIMLIALVPLVFYASAIVKQGSLETIFPFPSLSAYLSALFFMAVKGPVEEIGWRGMALPLLQRSLSPIMASLVLGVIWAVWHLPAFLLSGTPQSAWSLTPFLIGTVALSVIVTPLFNSSRGSILLPALFHLQLINPLWPDAQPYDSWLFVLVACMVTYLNRTTMFSRQNAITDVIPK, encoded by the coding sequence ATGGCGACAGACAAAAAAAAAGGAGATCCAGACATGCGTCAACGCGACCTGATTGCGTTCTTCACCATAACGTTCCTGATCGCATGGGGAATCATCGGGCTCTATATCGTTGCATCTGAAACCATGGTCAGCCTGTTCGGCAACCTGAGCGGCCGCCACCCGCTCTTCTATCTTGCTGTCTACGCTCCAGCCATCGCAGCGTTAAGCCTTATCCTCTACCGGAGCGGTATCGCAGGCGCAAAGCTATTTCTCTCACGCCTCATGCTCTGGCGAACATCGATGTATTGGTCTATCATGCTGATCGCTCTCGTACCACTGGTATTCTATGCATCAGCAATCGTCAAGCAAGGATCGCTTGAGACAATATTTCCCTTTCCATCGCTATCGGCTTACCTCTCAGCCCTTTTCTTCATGGCCGTCAAGGGACCGGTCGAAGAGATCGGCTGGCGAGGCATGGCACTGCCGCTCCTGCAGCGCAGTTTGTCCCCCATCATGGCTTCACTGGTGCTCGGTGTCATCTGGGCAGTCTGGCATCTTCCCGCCTTTCTGCTCAGCGGCACACCCCAAAGCGCCTGGTCACTGACACCGTTCCTGATTGGGACCGTAGCACTCAGCGTCATCGTCACGCCCCTGTTCAACAGTTCACGCGGCAGCATCCTTCTCCCCGCCCTGTTCCATCTGCAGTTGATCAACCCCCTCTGGCCGGATGCACAGCCATACGACTCCTGGCTTTTCGTACTTGTCGCCTGCATGGTGACATACCTGAACCGGACAACAATGTTCTCCCGACAGAACGCGATAACTGACGTGATTCCCAAATGA
- a CDS encoding PPC domain-containing DNA-binding protein, whose protein sequence is MAILHNVTSAGRWMGKLGRGDDLLESISLICRDNNIRLGRVEAIGAVEKAVLGYYHQQNRAYEFFSLDTPHEITSLMGNISLRDGEPMVHAHVMLSDEKGMVHGGHLAPGTIVFACELIIEAFDGPELNRGMDKETGLPLWNM, encoded by the coding sequence ATGGCAATCTTACATAACGTGACTTCCGCTGGCCGCTGGATGGGCAAGCTGGGGCGGGGCGACGATCTGCTTGAGTCTATTTCCCTGATCTGCCGTGATAACAATATTCGTCTTGGCAGGGTTGAGGCGATCGGAGCGGTCGAGAAGGCCGTGCTTGGGTATTACCATCAGCAGAATCGTGCATACGAGTTCTTTTCGCTCGATACGCCGCATGAGATTACCTCTCTTATGGGAAATATTTCGTTACGCGATGGTGAGCCTATGGTCCATGCGCACGTGATGCTTTCGGACGAAAAAGGGATGGTGCACGGCGGTCATCTGGCGCCGGGCACCATCGTGTTTGCCTGTGAACTGATCATCGAGGCGTTTGACGGCCCGGAGCTCAACCGCGGGATGGATAAGGAAACGGGGTTGCCGCTGTGGAATATGTGA
- a CDS encoding zinc-dependent alcohol dehydrogenase, giving the protein MNSLMLSERRRFSLGASPDPEPGEGEAVLRVEACAVCRTDAVMWDKGHRDLLLPRVPGHEICGRVYGAAPSSLQVVWPGIACGSCDMCRIGRENLCRSMRIIGFHRDGGFADCLVVPEANLLPVPSGITAEVATLAEPFGCALHALDRSRLRKGERVLIYGGGTLGILLALGAVAQGAEVLQVDPDLQKLEKGRSFRRSFHIGGGSVIDGQDAQDFNVVINATSACGSFSDGIHRLAPGGRYCLFSGLRGNEEYPASLVNEIHYREADLVGSYGCTRQDMRAALELLVLHEAELSFLIESRISLEQVQSIMPTVLEGKGFKFVITF; this is encoded by the coding sequence ATGAACTCATTGATGCTTTCGGAGCGCCGGCGTTTTTCATTGGGCGCCTCTCCTGACCCTGAGCCTGGCGAAGGGGAGGCCGTGCTCAGGGTTGAGGCGTGCGCTGTTTGCCGGACCGATGCGGTTATGTGGGACAAGGGGCACCGCGATCTTCTTCTTCCCCGTGTTCCCGGCCACGAAATCTGCGGCAGGGTTTATGGAGCAGCACCATCTTCTCTTCAGGTTGTCTGGCCGGGGATTGCGTGCGGCAGTTGTGATATGTGCCGCATCGGGAGAGAAAACCTCTGCCGTTCAATGCGGATAATAGGATTCCACAGGGATGGCGGTTTTGCAGACTGTCTGGTGGTTCCCGAAGCAAACCTGCTGCCGGTTCCATCCGGGATCACCGCTGAAGTTGCGACGTTGGCGGAACCTTTTGGCTGTGCACTTCATGCCCTGGATCGTTCCCGTTTGAGGAAAGGCGAGCGGGTGCTGATTTATGGAGGGGGGACTCTTGGAATTCTTCTTGCCCTGGGTGCGGTGGCTCAGGGGGCTGAGGTGCTTCAGGTCGACCCTGACCTGCAGAAGCTGGAGAAAGGGCGGAGCTTCAGGAGATCGTTTCATATAGGGGGTGGATCAGTCATTGATGGGCAGGATGCTCAGGATTTCAATGTTGTCATTAACGCTACCTCTGCTTGTGGTTCGTTTTCTGACGGCATTCATCGACTTGCACCGGGCGGACGCTACTGCCTGTTCAGCGGATTGCGCGGTAACGAAGAGTATCCGGCATCTCTGGTTAATGAGATTCATTATCGGGAGGCCGATCTCGTCGGTTCGTACGGATGCACTCGTCAGGATATGCGAGCTGCCCTGGAACTGCTCGTGCTTCATGAGGCTGAGCTCTCTTTTCTGATAGAAAGCCGGATTTCGCTTGAACAGGTTCAGTCGATTATGCCGACAGTGCTTGAGGGTAAAGGATTCAAATTTGTCATAACGTTTTAA
- the trpD gene encoding anthranilate phosphoribosyltransferase, with translation MSTEQELRAFGRLISAISGGHVMSREEAFDAYRQVILNLQPELQQGAFLSAHFMRKPSIEELSGAWDAIDTYDTAKVTAKIDGPVCDIVGTGSDPLKTLNCSSPAALIVAACGLPVAKKGARLVTGVSGASDIFESLGVDLDAPLACAERSLNEAGICYLPGEAFLQSGWARLIASMRFTTAFNILGPLTRPCGENNCTVIGAYAPEVSDTMIRILLEVGIESALSPYGMVDGKDPKEGIDEFSPCGPTRVVELRDGKIEEYHLTPEDFGVKPCRFEAIASGMSARENADSVLEVLEGNYDSSAADFFCMNASAALYCAGVAGDYRQGTAMAREALATGKASRKLEELIEYQGSAASTSVCS, from the coding sequence ATGAGTACAGAGCAGGAGTTGCGTGCATTCGGCAGATTGATTTCAGCTATTTCAGGTGGTCATGTGATGAGCCGTGAGGAGGCTTTCGATGCCTACCGTCAGGTTATTCTGAATCTGCAGCCGGAGCTTCAGCAGGGCGCATTTTTGAGCGCTCATTTCATGAGAAAGCCCTCAATCGAGGAGCTGTCCGGTGCATGGGATGCGATTGACACCTATGATACCGCAAAGGTTACGGCGAAGATCGACGGTCCTGTTTGCGATATCGTTGGAACCGGTTCAGATCCGCTGAAAACGCTGAACTGTTCGAGTCCGGCAGCGCTTATCGTTGCAGCTTGCGGTCTGCCTGTTGCCAAAAAAGGCGCGCGACTTGTTACCGGTGTTTCGGGTGCTTCCGATATATTCGAGTCTCTCGGGGTTGATCTCGATGCGCCTCTTGCCTGCGCCGAGCGATCGTTGAATGAGGCTGGGATATGCTACCTTCCCGGTGAGGCTTTTCTGCAGTCGGGATGGGCCCGTCTGATCGCCTCTATGCGCTTTACGACAGCATTTAATATTCTGGGGCCGCTGACAAGGCCATGCGGTGAAAACAATTGTACTGTTATTGGAGCTTATGCTCCGGAGGTGAGCGATACCATGATCAGGATTCTTCTTGAGGTCGGTATAGAGAGCGCGCTTTCGCCCTATGGTATGGTTGATGGAAAAGATCCGAAAGAGGGGATAGATGAATTTTCCCCATGTGGTCCGACACGCGTTGTGGAGCTCAGAGACGGCAAAATCGAAGAGTATCATCTTACTCCGGAGGATTTCGGGGTCAAACCATGCCGTTTCGAAGCGATCGCCAGCGGTATGAGCGCTCGTGAAAACGCTGATAGTGTTCTTGAGGTGCTTGAAGGAAACTACGATAGCTCCGCTGCAGACTTTTTCTGCATGAATGCATCAGCAGCACTCTATTGTGCCGGTGTTGCAGGGGATTATCGACAGGGTACTGCTATGGCACGTGAGGCTCTGGCAACAGGAAAAGCGTCCAGGAAACTTGAGGAGCTTATCGAGTATCAGGGTAGCGCAGCAAGCACATCAGTCTGTTCATAG
- a CDS encoding cytochrome-c peroxidase, which produces MKLTTFLGALTTLAVTTSCTPDTEQQNNSKSAQKPAAEQEISVMRNEPVKPLEPAIITDTAMVELGKKLYFDPRLSLSGFISCNSCHNLSMGGSDNLKSSIGHKWSRGPINSPTVLNSNLNLAQFWDGRAKDLKEQAGGPIANPGEMAFTHELAVELLQSIPGYVDEFHQVFATTSIDIDQVTTAIAAFEETLVTPDSRFDLWLKGDDSAINETELKGYALFKSSGCSACHNGPALGGNSFQKMGLVAPYKATSPVEGRSAVTGKDADRFSFKVPTLRNVELTYPYFHDGEAETLAEAVEIMGRIQLGRTFTEEENEQIVAFLKTLTGTQPRMELPLLPPSSDTTPRPDPFSD; this is translated from the coding sequence ATGAAGCTTACTACTTTCCTCGGTGCCCTGACTACGCTTGCAGTCACCACCTCGTGTACTCCTGACACAGAGCAGCAGAACAACTCAAAAAGCGCTCAAAAGCCTGCCGCAGAGCAAGAGATTTCCGTCATGCGAAACGAACCGGTAAAGCCACTTGAACCGGCGATAATTACCGATACTGCAATGGTAGAACTTGGCAAAAAACTCTATTTCGACCCAAGGCTATCGCTCTCCGGATTTATCTCCTGTAACTCATGTCACAACCTCAGTATGGGAGGAAGTGACAACTTGAAAAGCTCGATCGGGCATAAATGGAGTAGAGGACCTATCAACTCGCCGACCGTCCTGAACTCGAACCTGAACCTGGCACAATTCTGGGATGGAAGAGCAAAAGACCTTAAAGAACAGGCAGGGGGGCCGATAGCCAATCCTGGAGAGATGGCATTCACCCATGAACTTGCCGTCGAGCTCTTGCAATCGATTCCCGGTTACGTCGATGAATTTCACCAGGTGTTCGCCACCACCAGCATTGACATCGACCAGGTCACGACAGCCATTGCAGCTTTTGAAGAAACCCTCGTCACACCCGATTCGCGATTCGACCTCTGGCTTAAAGGCGATGACAGCGCCATCAATGAAACGGAACTGAAAGGATACGCGCTCTTCAAGTCAAGCGGATGTAGCGCTTGCCATAACGGACCGGCGCTTGGAGGAAACTCTTTCCAGAAAATGGGACTTGTTGCCCCATACAAGGCAACAAGTCCTGTCGAAGGACGTTCGGCAGTAACCGGAAAGGATGCCGACCGGTTCTCCTTCAAAGTCCCAACCCTGCGAAATGTCGAGCTGACCTATCCGTATTTTCATGACGGCGAGGCGGAAACACTGGCAGAAGCAGTCGAAATCATGGGCAGAATTCAGCTGGGAAGAACCTTCACCGAGGAGGAAAATGAGCAGATTGTCGCGTTTCTGAAAACCCTGACCGGCACCCAGCCCAGGATGGAACTACCACTTCTCCCGCCATCATCAGATACAACCCCGAGACCCGATCCGTTCAGCGACTGA
- a CDS encoding bifunctional ADP-dependent NAD(P)H-hydrate dehydratase/NAD(P)H-hydrate epimerase, translating into MDAILTAEEMALADRAAIATLRTSETRLMELAGREASKILGRHLTGSEDESLDGFHFLIVCGKGNNGGDGFVLARHLINRNATVDIVLLYPPETLAAVNREGFAILEAYAEHCDALTICHSHDEALPSLAENSYDAVIDAVLGTGLHIERDDEPLRSPVREGIELINTIRERTSAVSVALDLPSGLDATTGCAAAPAVEADMTITMAYRKTGFFFRNGPRLSGEVVTAEISIPSFLVKECACRLTDSAFAAETFTLRETSSAKHTNGKVLIIAGSSSPSSSMTGAAILATRAAIACGAGYVCVSLPEGMATALHIAAPSATVIGRNVDDIIEKAAWADSILIGCGMGRAPETIDLITKLCESPEISNTKLVLDADALYAIASSARERRSRTFFDAILTPHAGEFSRLSGYSAHDIRENPLDIIRSYSAEQQINLLLKGNPTLIANPSGKILINQSGTEALATAGTGDLLSGMIAAISAKGPDTWNAAAAAAWFHGRAGDLANDISSLVSSEDVLTAIPDAIAEIFFAEEEE; encoded by the coding sequence ATGGATGCGATACTCACAGCCGAAGAAATGGCCCTGGCAGACCGGGCCGCGATTGCAACGCTGCGTACCAGTGAAACGCGCCTGATGGAACTGGCCGGTCGTGAAGCATCGAAAATACTGGGTCGACACCTGACAGGATCGGAAGATGAAAGCCTCGACGGGTTCCATTTTCTGATCGTCTGCGGCAAAGGAAACAACGGAGGTGACGGGTTTGTCCTCGCCCGGCACCTCATCAACCGGAATGCGACGGTCGATATCGTCCTGCTCTACCCGCCCGAAACACTTGCAGCGGTCAACCGTGAAGGCTTCGCCATTCTTGAAGCGTATGCAGAACATTGCGATGCACTCACCATCTGCCACAGCCATGATGAAGCACTCCCCTCTCTGGCTGAAAACAGCTATGACGCCGTCATCGACGCAGTGCTCGGCACAGGCCTCCATATCGAACGAGATGATGAACCCCTGCGTTCACCCGTCAGGGAGGGCATTGAGCTCATCAACACGATCAGAGAAAGAACCTCAGCGGTAAGCGTTGCTCTCGACCTGCCAAGCGGCCTTGACGCAACCACAGGATGTGCTGCAGCCCCGGCCGTTGAAGCCGATATGACGATCACCATGGCATACCGAAAAACCGGCTTTTTTTTCCGGAACGGTCCACGCCTGAGCGGAGAAGTTGTAACCGCAGAAATCTCCATTCCCTCTTTTCTCGTTAAAGAGTGTGCCTGCCGCCTGACCGACAGCGCCTTCGCGGCAGAAACATTTACGCTACGTGAAACGTCGAGCGCAAAACACACCAACGGCAAGGTGCTCATCATCGCAGGCTCATCTTCACCATCCTCATCAATGACTGGCGCAGCAATACTGGCAACCCGTGCAGCAATCGCATGCGGAGCCGGATATGTCTGTGTCTCCCTTCCCGAAGGGATGGCAACGGCCCTTCATATAGCAGCTCCCTCGGCAACCGTCATCGGCAGGAATGTTGACGATATCATTGAAAAAGCCGCCTGGGCAGACAGCATCCTGATCGGATGCGGTATGGGAAGGGCGCCTGAAACCATCGATTTGATCACAAAGCTCTGTGAAAGCCCGGAAATCAGCAATACAAAACTCGTTCTCGACGCCGATGCCCTCTATGCCATCGCCTCGTCAGCAAGAGAACGACGCTCCCGGACATTCTTTGATGCTATACTCACGCCTCACGCAGGCGAGTTCAGCAGGCTCAGCGGTTACAGCGCGCATGACATCAGAGAAAACCCACTCGATATCATTCGCAGCTACAGTGCAGAACAGCAGATCAATCTCCTGCTCAAAGGAAACCCGACACTCATAGCCAATCCGTCAGGAAAGATCCTCATCAACCAGAGCGGCACCGAAGCACTGGCAACAGCAGGCACCGGAGACCTGCTCTCCGGTATGATCGCAGCCATTTCGGCAAAAGGCCCCGACACCTGGAACGCAGCAGCAGCGGCAGCATGGTTCCACGGACGTGCCGGAGACCTCGCAAACGACATCTCCAGCCTGGTATCGTCGGAAGATGTGCTCACCGCCATTCCTGACGCAATAGCAGAGATCTTCTTTGCAGAAGAGGAAGAGTAA